A single genomic interval of Bacillus oleivorans harbors:
- a CDS encoding TIGR01777 family oxidoreductase codes for MKIAIAGGSGFVGKALADLCLQKGYEVTVLTRSESRASENPKLNYIQWLSPNTDPENHLDGFDCLINLSGESLNSGRWTRKRKQQIVDSRITTTKELIRILSMLEKKPSIVVQASAVGIYGTSKDQTFTEDTEDYGSDFLAETVKSWEKEAHALNQLGIRTCLARFGVILEKDGGALPLMALPYKLFAGGRLGRGDQWVSWVHLEDAARAILYIIHNPKLQGPINITSPNPSPMEEFGKTLGSVLKRPHWFPTPGLALRPVLGEKSMLVLEGQKVLPERLKQAGFTFQYPKLNQALEQIFSK; via the coding sequence ATGAAAATTGCAATTGCAGGCGGAAGCGGATTTGTCGGAAAAGCTTTAGCTGACCTATGTCTTCAGAAAGGATATGAAGTGACGGTTTTAACGCGGAGCGAGTCACGCGCATCCGAAAATCCTAAACTGAACTATATCCAATGGCTCTCACCAAATACAGACCCAGAGAATCATTTAGATGGATTTGACTGCTTGATTAATCTTTCGGGGGAATCCCTTAACAGTGGTCGCTGGACTCGTAAAAGAAAACAGCAAATTGTCGATAGCCGGATCACAACAACCAAAGAACTCATCAGAATACTTTCTATGCTGGAGAAAAAACCTAGTATCGTCGTTCAGGCAAGTGCAGTCGGTATTTATGGGACATCAAAAGATCAAACGTTTACTGAGGATACGGAAGATTACGGTTCTGACTTTTTAGCCGAAACCGTAAAGTCGTGGGAAAAAGAAGCACATGCTCTAAATCAGCTTGGAATCCGAACCTGTTTGGCCCGGTTCGGTGTCATTTTAGAAAAAGACGGAGGGGCACTACCGCTAATGGCTCTGCCCTATAAATTATTTGCAGGCGGCCGGTTAGGGCGTGGTGATCAATGGGTTTCCTGGGTTCATTTAGAGGATGCCGCAAGAGCGATTTTATATATAATCCATAATCCAAAGCTGCAGGGGCCGATCAACATTACCTCTCCTAACCCGAGCCCAATGGAGGAATTCGGTAAAACCTTAGGATCTGTATTAAAACGTCCTCATTGGTTCCCTACACCGGGCTTGGCATTACGACCGGTGTTAGGCGAAAAAAGCATGCTTGTTTTAGAGGGGCAAAAAGTATTGCCTGAAAGGCTGAAGCAAGCAGGTTTTACCTTTCAATATCCAAAACTGAATCAGGCCCTGGAGCAAATCTTTTCCAAATAA
- a CDS encoding YfhE family protein, with protein MDKKKREKMRSNLTSMQEVRYQRDFKLADRAAGFEVHKKRD; from the coding sequence TTGGATAAGAAGAAACGTGAAAAAATGAGAAGTAATCTGACAAGCATGCAAGAAGTCCGATATCAAAGAGATTTTAAATTAGCTGACCGTGCCGCCGGATTCGAAGTACATAAGAAAAGAGATTAA
- a CDS encoding YfhD family protein yields the protein MGRGHVHRKNRDKNANSLPQTPANLKRPAVEYSEELADADDLEAQARANAANQRVKMRQHRNLNK from the coding sequence ATGGGCAGAGGACACGTTCATCGTAAAAACAGAGACAAAAATGCAAATTCCTTACCACAAACCCCAGCTAATCTAAAACGACCAGCTGTGGAGTATTCGGAAGAGTTAGCAGACGCAGATGATTTGGAAGCTCAAGCTCGTGCGAATGCAGCTAACCAGCGTGTTAAAATGAGACAACATAGGAATTTAAATAAATAA
- a CDS encoding ABC-F family ATP-binding cassette domain-containing protein — protein sequence MITVSNVSLRYGDRKLFEDVNIKFTPGNCYGLIGANGAGKSTFLKILSGDIEPQTGHVSITPGERLAVLKQNHFEYEEQEVIQTVIMGHERLYQVMQEKDAIYMKPDFSDEDGMKAAELEAEFAELNGWEAESEAAILLKGLGIGEELHNKKMADLSGSEKVKVLLAQALFGKPDILLLDEPTNHLDIHAIQWLEEFLINFENTVIVVSHDRHFLNKVCTHMADLDFGKIQIYVGNYDFWYESSQLALKMAQDANKKKEEKIKELQNFIARFSANASKSRQATSRKKLLDKISLDDIKPSSRRYPYVHFAMDREIGNDLLRVENLSKTIDGEKVLDQVSFIMNKDDKIAFVGKNELAITTLFKILMGEMEPDSGSFKWGVTTSQAYFPKDNSEYFNTDLNLVDWLRQFSPKDDSESFLRGFLGRMLFSGEEVLKKSSVLSGGEKVRCMLSKMMLSGANVLILDEPTNHLDLESITALNNGLINYKGSVLFTSHDHQFVQTIANRIIEITPIGLIDKQMTYDEFLEDQDVQKKRELMYQ from the coding sequence ATGATAACTGTAAGCAACGTAAGTCTTCGCTATGGTGACAGAAAACTGTTTGAAGACGTTAATATAAAATTTACCCCAGGAAACTGCTACGGCCTCATTGGTGCGAACGGTGCAGGGAAGTCAACCTTTTTAAAAATTTTATCAGGTGATATTGAACCGCAAACTGGACATGTTTCGATTACTCCTGGTGAGCGATTAGCCGTGCTAAAGCAAAACCATTTTGAATACGAAGAACAGGAAGTCATACAAACGGTTATCATGGGTCACGAACGTTTGTATCAAGTGATGCAGGAAAAAGATGCAATCTATATGAAGCCTGATTTTTCAGATGAAGACGGAATGAAGGCCGCTGAATTAGAAGCCGAATTTGCTGAGCTAAACGGATGGGAAGCGGAATCTGAAGCTGCAATTCTCCTAAAAGGTCTCGGAATTGGTGAGGAACTCCATAACAAAAAAATGGCGGATTTATCTGGTTCTGAAAAAGTAAAAGTGTTACTGGCACAAGCTTTGTTTGGCAAGCCAGATATTTTGCTTCTGGACGAGCCGACGAACCATTTAGACATTCATGCCATTCAGTGGTTAGAAGAGTTTTTAATTAACTTTGAAAATACCGTCATTGTTGTATCCCATGACCGTCACTTCTTAAATAAAGTATGTACTCACATGGCGGACCTTGATTTCGGAAAAATCCAGATTTACGTAGGGAACTACGATTTCTGGTATGAATCCAGTCAATTAGCTTTAAAAATGGCTCAAGATGCCAACAAGAAAAAAGAAGAAAAGATTAAAGAACTGCAAAACTTTATTGCTCGCTTTAGTGCAAATGCATCTAAATCCAGACAAGCAACTTCCCGTAAAAAGCTGTTAGATAAAATCTCGTTAGATGACATTAAACCATCGTCAAGACGATATCCGTATGTCCATTTTGCGATGGACCGCGAAATCGGAAACGATTTGTTGCGTGTTGAGAACTTATCTAAAACGATTGACGGTGAAAAGGTTTTAGACCAAGTCAGCTTTATCATGAATAAGGATGATAAAATCGCCTTTGTTGGGAAGAATGAGTTGGCGATTACAACGCTGTTTAAAATTTTAATGGGTGAAATGGAGCCGGATAGCGGTTCGTTTAAATGGGGAGTAACCACTTCTCAAGCCTATTTTCCAAAAGACAACTCCGAATACTTTAATACGGACCTTAACCTTGTGGACTGGCTTCGTCAGTTCTCACCAAAAGACGACAGTGAAAGCTTCCTGCGCGGTTTCCTAGGAAGAATGCTGTTCTCTGGGGAAGAGGTGCTGAAAAAGTCCTCTGTTTTATCTGGGGGAGAAAAAGTACGCTGTATGCTATCGAAAATGATGTTAAGTGGAGCGAATGTGCTAATCTTAGATGAACCAACTAACCACTTAGATCTTGAATCGATTACTGCATTAAATAACGGCTTAATTAATTATAAAGGTTCTGTCTTGTTTACTTCCCATGACCATCAGTTTGTTCAAACGATTGCGAATCGCATTATTGAAATTACGCCAATCGGTCTAATCGATAAGCAGATGACATACGATGAGTTCCTAGAGGATCAGGATGTTCAAAAGAAAAGAGAATTGATGTATCAATAA
- a CDS encoding DUF3231 family protein: MCDKHIEVFTSLLREDDLPSPTTYESEVTNSTTPPFSDKMMMFFIMSLGSVFISRYGTAIGLCNRRDIGLHFTRLLAESAKYLEDAVNIMIKNGWMEQPPQATVRNTLAENR; this comes from the coding sequence ATGTGTGATAAACACATTGAGGTATTTACATCATTACTAAGAGAAGATGATTTGCCTTCCCCAACAACTTACGAATCTGAAGTAACGAACTCAACCACACCCCCTTTTAGCGATAAAATGATGATGTTTTTCATTATGTCACTAGGTTCTGTGTTCATAAGCAGGTACGGCACTGCAATTGGTTTATGCAACAGACGAGATATCGGGCTACATTTTACACGTTTATTGGCGGAATCAGCCAAGTATTTAGAAGATGCTGTTAATATTATGATAAAAAATGGGTGGATGGAGCAACCTCCTCAAGCTACAGTTCGAAATACGTTAGCAGAAAACAGATAG